The Paenibacillus sp. G2S3 region TCTTTCAAACTGTGAGTACTCACTGAAAGATCGGAGTATGCAAATGTCGTATAACTGAGACCATATCCAAACGGGAATAAAGGTGTAATCCGCTTAGCATCGTAGTAGCGATATCCTACAAACAGTCCTTCCTTATATTCAACGGTATCTCCTTCGCCAGGGAAGTTTAAGTAGGAAGGATTATGCTCCAGCTGCATAGGAAATGTCTCAGCTAGCTTACCTGATGGACTAACCTTCCCGAATAACAGATCGGAGATGGCCCCCCCAAGCGCTTGCCCACCTAAATAGCCCTCTAGCACGGCCTTGACGTTGCTGATCCAAGGCATTTCAATGGGCGATCCGTTACTTAGCACTACTACAACATTAGACTGAACTTTCGCCACTGCCTCGATAAGGCAGATCTGACTCTCCGGAATACGAAGATGCGTCCGGTCGTAGCCTTCAGATTCATAGCGCTCCGGCAATCCGACGAACACAATCGCCGTATCCACTTGTGAAGCGGCTTCTATGGCTTGTTCAATAAGCTCCAGACTCGGCTCATCGCTATCAGAAGTGTACCCTTGAGCATAAGTCAAGTTCGCAGATGAACCCGCTTCTTCTTGGAGACTGTTAAATATATCATCCAGCCTAGTTGGCTTGATATGTGAGCTTCCACCGCCTTGATACCGTGGATTACGGGCAAAATCACCGATCACCGCATAGGAGCCTTCACGTTTTAGAGGTAGTAGTCCACCCTCGTTTTTTAGGAGTACCATGCTTTCTCTAGCAGCAACTCTAGCTAATTGGTGATGTGCTTCTAGATCATAGGAAGCATTTTCTTTGCGATTCTCCACAGCTTTGGAAATAATAGAGAGCAAGCGACCAACGGCACGATCCAGTGCTGCTTCTGACAATGTTCCGCTACGTACGGCATCAATAATCTTCTGATCCCCAGCGCCATTACTTGACGGCATTTCCAGCTCCAAACCTGCTGCTAAACCTTTAGCACGCTCATTAACCGCACCCCAGTCAGAAACAACAAACCCTTCATGGCCCCACTCTTCTTTTAATATATCTGTGAGTAAATACGGATTCTCTGAAGCATACTCACCGTTTACCTGATTGTAAGAGCACATAACGGTCCAGGGCTGCGCCTTTTTCACCACACTCTCGAAGCTCGCCAAGTAGATTTCTCTTAGTGTACGCTCATCTACAATCGCATCTACTGACATCCGCCGATGTTCTTGATTATTTGCAGCAAAGTGTTTTAACGAAGTCCCTACGCCTTGGCTTTG contains the following coding sequences:
- a CDS encoding glycoside hydrolase family 3 C-terminal domain-containing protein, translating into MVPNIQELIAQMTLEEKAGLCSGLDFWQTKAVERLGIPSIMMTDGPHGLRKQKAGNDHLGIFDSVPSTCFPAGAGMACSWDRELIKQVGAAIGEECQAEDVSILLGPGANIKRSPLCGRNFEYFSEDPYLSSEMAVGHIEGVQSQGVGTSLKHFAANNQEHRRMSVDAIVDERTLREIYLASFESVVKKAQPWTVMCSYNQVNGEYASENPYLLTDILKEEWGHEGFVVSDWGAVNERAKGLAAGLELEMPSSNGAGDQKIIDAVRSGTLSEAALDRAVGRLLSIISKAVENRKENASYDLEAHHQLARVAARESMVLLKNEGGLLPLKREGSYAVIGDFARNPRYQGGGSSHIKPTRLDDIFNSLQEEAGSSANLTYAQGYTSDSDEPSLELIEQAIEAASQVDTAIVFVGLPERYESEGYDRTHLRIPESQICLIEAVAKVQSNVVVVLSNGSPIEMPWISNVKAVLEGYLGGQALGGAISDLLFGKVSPSGKLAETFPMQLEHNPSYLNFPGEGDTVEYKEGLFVGYRYYDAKRITPLFPFGYGLSYTTFAYSDLSVSTHSLKDTDTLQVSVKVTNTGAMQGKEIVQLYVKDVLSNVVRPDKELKGFAKVDLLPGETKLLSFTLDSRAFAYYNVELRDWHVETGEFEILVGPSSQALVFAERVVVESTVILPKSYTRNSTIGDLMGDPQGAAIIQSMLSQAGGMMSMMQDGSDMMMAMMRYMPLRALVAFSQGAMSEQGLDELIVHLNSNK